One segment of Brassica napus cultivar Da-Ae chromosome C3, Da-Ae, whole genome shotgun sequence DNA contains the following:
- the LOC106417227 gene encoding cyclin-dependent kinase inhibitor 5-like, whose translation MGRYIKKSKIAGGALSAKDISHQTASGFRTRAAKNLALQRLRSHSTPPFVDADSFRYLQLRSRRLVKLPLLADTRKQQQRQLANSVGKRQTTNPRANPVLSSEPTNLEEDRGSNLVKFESGCSLGEKGLEFESGDRETTPCSLRRDSEEATQSVPSHEIEEFFAFAEQQQQRFFTEKYNFDIVSENPLPGRYEWIKVVP comes from the exons ATGGGAAGATACATAAAGAAGTCAAAGATCGCCGGCGGAGCCCTTTCCGCAAAAGATATCTCTCACCAAACCGCTTCCGGTTTTCGCACCCGAGCCGCCAAGAACCTCGCCCTGCAGCGTCTCCGATCTCATTCCACTCCGCCGTTCGTCGACGCAGACTCATTTCGCTACCTCCAGCTCCGTAGCCGCCGTCTCGTTAAGCTTCCGTTACTCGCCGACACAAGAAAACAACAGCAGAGACAGCTTGCAAACAGTGTCGGTAAACGACAGACGACGAACCCTAGAGCTAACCCGGTGTTGTCGTCAGAGCCGACGAATCTGGAAGAAGACCGTGGTAGCAACTTGGTGAAGTTTGAGTCTGGTTGTAGTCTTGGAGAGAAAGGTCTCGAGTTCGAATCTGGAGACAG aGAAACGACGCCGTGTAGCTTGAGAAGAGACTCAGAAGAAGCTACACAAAGTGTGCCTTCTCATGAGATTGAAGAATTCTTTGCATTCGCAGAGCAGCAACAACAGAGATTCTTCactgaaaa GTACAACTTTGACATTGTGTCGGAGAATCCATTGCCAGGACGTTACGAATGGATCAAAGTGGTGCCATGA